Sequence from the Hamadaea flava genome:
GTCGTCCTCGTCACCGGGGCGTCGTCCGGCATCGGCGAGGCCACGGCGCTCGCCCTGTCGAAAGCGGGCGCCCGGGTCGCTGTCGGGGCGCGGCGCGCCGACCGGCTCCGGTCCCTCGTGGACGACGCGTCCGGCGAAATGCTCGCCCTGGACCTGGACGTCACCGACCAGCCGGCGGTCGAGGCGGCCATCGAGGCCACCGTCGCCCGGTTCGGCCGACTCGACGTGCTCGTGAACAACGCGGGAGTCATGCTCAGCGGCCCGATCCTGGGCGCCGACACGACCGAGTGGATCCGGATGGTCGAGACCAACCTCCTGGGCTCCATGTTCGCTGTCCACGCCGCGCTTCCGCACCTGTTGGAGACCAAGGGCGCCGTCGTCCAGATCTCCTCGACCTCCGGGCGCACGGCCTCGGCCGCCAGCGCCGTCTACGCGGCGACCAAGTTCGGGATCACCGCATTCTCGGAAGCGCTGCGGCAGGAGGTCACCGCCCAGGGCGTCCGGGTCATCGTCGTCGAACCGGGATTCGTCGCGACGGAACTGGCCGATCACATCACCGATCAGGCCATTCGATCCCTAGCGCAGGACATGGCTCGGTCGATGCGGACCTTGCGGCCCGAGGACATCGCCGGTGCGATCCTCTACGCGCTCGCCCAGCCGGAGCACGTGGCCGTCAACGAGATCCTCATCCGGCCCACCGACCAGACCCGCTGATTCCGCCGCCTCCCATCAGTGGGGCCGGGCCGAGGGCCCGGCCCCACTGATCACTCTGTCCGCTGAGCGACGAGCACGCAGGCGTCGTCGCCCGCCGCGGCGCTGAAGTCGAGCTGGTCGAGCAGGGCTGCCGGATGATGGATGCCCGCGATCCGATCGGCGAGCTGGCTGATGCCGTCATCGAAGCTGCCTCGCCCAATCATGCCGTCGGTGTAGAGGACGAGTGACTGCCCTGGCCGCAAGACACGTACCTCCTGCTCGTACGGCGGTTGCGCGAACATGCCGAGCAACGGCCCGCGCGGGTTGGGTAGCCGCACCCCACGCCGATGATCGGACAGCAGGACCGGTGGATGTCCCGCGCGTGCCCAGACCAACCGGCCACCGCTCGGCCGGTACTTTGCGATGACGGCGGTCGCGGTGACCGAGCCGGCTGCCTGGCACAGCAGGTTGTTCAGTTTCGTCAGCACCACCGCCGGCGGTTCACCGGCGGACGCGTACGCCGCCATGGCGTAGCGCAGGCCGATCATGGATTCGACGGCGGGCAGGCCGTGCCCCTCGACGTCGCCGACGGCGAGCACTACATCGCCGTCGGGCAGCTGCGTGACGAGGTACCAGTCGCCGCCTATGTGGACTTGCGGATCGCCGGCCCGGCAGCGCACGGCGATCCGCAGCCCGCCGAGGTCGGTGATCAGATCGGGTGTCGGCTGGATCGCGTCCTGCAGGACGTGGCTGATCCGTCGGTGGCGGGCCAGCTGCCGGCGCAGCGATCGGTGTTCACGGGCAGCGGGCTGGAAGGTGTCGGTCATTGCGTTCTCCTAGGCGTACGGGTGGCGGCGGCAGCGAGGTGGTCTTCCAGTGCGGTGACGTCGCCGGTCTGCGCGGCGGCCCGGAATCGGGCCAGGAACCGCCGATGTTCGAGCTTGTCGATGGGGTTCGGACGGCCGCCGCTCAGCCGCCGGCCGGCCCGGCTCACGAGCTTGCGCGCGTACACCTCGGTGACCTGCAGGATGTCTGCGATCTGGTCGTACGGGTAGCCGAAGGCCTCCCGCAGAACGTAGGCGGCCCGCTCGACCGCGCTCAGTCGTTCCAGGAGCAGCAGGCAGGCGATCTCCAGGGCCTCCGCGCGTTCGGCTCCGAGCGCCGGGTCGGCCTCTGTGTCGACGGGTTCGGGCAGCCAGGTGCCGACGTAGGTCTCGCGACGCGACCGGGCGGACTGGGCGACGTTGATCGACAGCCGGGTCGTGGTCACTGCGAGGAAGGCCGCCGGGTTGCCGACGCCCTCGTGGTCGGTGCTGTGCCAGCGCACCCAGGCGTCCTGCACGATGTCCTCGGCTTCGGCGACGCTGCCGAGCATCCGGTACGCGATGCCGAAAAGGCGGGGCCGGACCGAGACGAAGGCGGAGACGGCGTGGTCGAGGGTGTTCGTCGAGGTGCTCATCGGCTCCTCGCAGCGTCGTGCCGGCCACGACCGTGGAACGGCCCGATGCTGACGCCGTCGGTGTCTTCCTCCACCACGGCGATGTGCGGATGACGACGCCAGCCACGGCATCGCACGGCGACCACGGCCGCCCAGTAGGGGTCGAAGTCGTCCGACGATCGCATTATGCGTAGCCGGCGCCCCAAGCCGGCGCTGCACCGCTGACAGCGGGACTCGGCGGCGATGACGTCGTACGCGATGTGGATCAGCGTGAGGTCGAGATGGGTGTCCTCGAGCGGGCTCGGCGACGTGGCGTCACTGCGCCAGAACGTCCACGGTGTGGCAACCCAGTCCATGGTTCTCCTTTGGTGGCAGGCGTTTGCGTTTCCTCACCGTCACATCGCCAGTGGCCCGTTCGATCCAGGGAAACTCACTGGGGACGCCGGGCCAGGGCGGGGCCAGGGTGTGTGCCGTCACCAGGTTTGACCGCTGGAGCGGAGCACCATCTCGTTGACGGACACCTGTCGTTGCCTGGTCACGAGGTAGCTGATCGCATCCGCGACGTCGACCGGCCGCAGCGCCCCGCTGTCCTGCGCCGCTCCGGCGGACACGTCGCCGGGCCGCACCTGACCGACCCGTACGCCTTCCGGCCGCAGTTCCTGCCGCAGGGATTCGGTGAATCCGCCGAGCCCGAACTGGGTGAGGCTGTACGCGCTCGACGCGGGGCGGGCGACTCGGCCCGCCGTGGAGCCGACGATCACGAGGTCGGCCACCTGCCGGGGTGCGGTGGCGGCCGCGTCGATCAGGTACGGCACCGCGGCGTGGGTGATGTGCAGCGCCGTGGTCAGGTTGAGGGCGACCATGCGGTCCCACTCCTCGACCGTGGCGTGCAACGCGGTGTTGATCAGCTGATGGCCGGCCGTGATGATCAGGATGTCGAGCCGGCCGAACCGGCGCAGTGTCTCCTGGACGGCGTCGGATGCGCCGTCCGCCGTGGTGAGGTCGGCTTCCAGCGCGGCCGCCTGGCCTCCCCCGCCGATGACGTCCCGCACCGTCGGCTCAAGGTGCTCGCGCCGGTCACCGGCTAGGGCGATCGCTGCGCCTTCTTGGGCCAGGCGGTGGGCCGTGGCGGCGCCGACGCCGCCGGTGGCTCCGGTGACGCCGGTGGCTCCGGTGACGAGCGCGACGGCGGACTGAAGCGGCTGATCGGACATGGTGGTCTCCTCGAGTCACGGACGACGCTGAGGCGCCGTCGCCAACTCGACGAGACTCACGTGGCCAGGCACCCGCCCGCGCCAGGGAAACTCACTGGTGCGGGACCTCCAGGGGCCTGGCGGTCTCGTGCTCGCCGAGCGGCAGGACGTCACGCAACTGCGAGCGCGAGGTGATGGCGAGTTTGGTGAAGATCTTGCGCAGGTGCCACTCGACCGTCCGCGGGCTCAGATACAGCCGAGCGCCGACTTCCGGATTAGACAGTCCGTTTCGGACCAGCACGGCGATCTGCTCCTCCTGAGGCGTCAGCTCGTCGGTGGCGGCGGCGTTGACCGCGCGCTTGCGGACCGTTTCGCCCGTGGCCAGCAGTTCGCGCCGCGCTCGCTCTGCGAACGCCTCCATGCCGATTTCGACGAACATGTCGTACGCCGTGCGCAGGTGGGTTCGCGCTTCGGCCCGCTGACGCTCCCGCCTCAGCCACTCGCCGTACAGCAGATGAGCGCGGGCGAGTTCGGGACGCAGCAACGTCCGGCCCAGCCGCTCGATCGCCTCCCGATACAGCAGATCGGCTTGGGTACCTGCGGTGAGCAGTGCCCGGCATCGGGCCAGCGTTCCCTGTGCCCAATCGGTGTCGCATGGTTCGGCTGCTTCGGCCAGGCGGTCCAAGGCGCGGCGGGCCGCCTGGCCGTCCCCGACTCGTGTCGCCGCTTCGATGATCTCCGGAAGCACCCACACCGACACCCACAGTTCGGCGATCTGCGTACTGGTCTCGGCGGCCGCGGCTGCCTGCTCGTAGCGCCCGAGCCCGTTGTACAGCACAGCGGCCGCCCAGTTCGCGACGGTGACGCCCATCAGCTGGCCGTCTTGCCCCGCCCAGTCGATCGTGGCTGCGATCAGCTCCGCGGCCTCGGTCTGTCTGCCCTGCAACGCCGTGAGGAGTAGCCGGGTGTGCTGGGCGATCGGAATCCGGGCGACGGTCGCGATGGCGTCGGACTCGGCGACGATCGCGGCGGCGCCGGCGAAGTCACCGGTCAGCAAGCTCGAAATCCCCAGCGATGCCAGGTAGATCGGCAGCTCGGTCAACGCTCCGGCCGCGCGTACCTCCTCTGCGGCCCGCGCGTAGGTCTGGCACATCGCGCGGTCGTCCCAGACGACGCAGCTCACCCCGGCGGCGACCCAGCCCCATTTCAGCAGATCCTCCGTGGTGTATGCGGCCGGGTTCGCCAGGGCCACCATCGCCTCCCGCAGCGTGGGGAGGGCAGCTGCCCGGCCCTTCGTCACGAGCAGCGCGTACCCGGACAGCACCAGGTCGATCGGACGCGGGACGCCGGGCGGCGGCGGGACCGACCGCATCGCCTGCGAGACGGCGACCAGGCTGTCGCCGTCGGCGGCGATCAACGAGGACGCACCCCAGGCCAACAGGTAGGTCTCCCGCGCCAGATCCATGTCGTGCGGTTCGAGTCGCTGCGCCGCCGACAGCAACATCGGCGGTGCTTCGTTGTTGAACCCGGCCGCCATCGTGATGTGACTGCGGACCAGGTGTGCGCGTACGCGCAGGAACTCGGTCTGGGCGTCGAGCGCCGCGATGTCGACGAACCGCCGCGCGGCGGCGAGGTCACCCGCCCGGAGGCTGGCGTCGGCCGCGGCGACCGCGCGTTCGGCCCGGCGGGCCCGGTCCACGGTCAGCGCCACCGAACGCTGAAGGAACGCCGCCGCTGCGGCCAGCCCGCCCCGGGACTGGGCCCGCCGGGCCGATCGTTCGAGCTCGGCGGCGACCTGCTCGTCCGGAGCGGCGGCGGCCGACGCCAGATGCCAGGCCCGGCGATCCGGGTCGGCCTGCTGGTCGGTCACCTCGGCCAACGCCAGATGAACCGATCGCCGGTCCGTTTCCGGCGCGGAACGGTAGACGGCCGACCGCACGAGCGGATGGCGGAAGGTGACCCGGACGCCGAACGAAAGCAGACCGTCCATGCCGCCGGTGAGCGCTTCCGCCGGTGTCACCCCGAGTCGATCGGCGGCCCGCCACACCAGGGCGGGATCCCCGACCGGCTCGGCGGCGGCGATCAGCAGCAGCAACCGGGTCGCAAGCGGCATCTCCTCGATGCGATGCAGGAAGCTCTCCTCGATCTTGCCCGGCAGCGTGTCCGCGCGCGGCAGGCCGAAGCCGCCGCCCAACTGGGTGATGGTCAGGCCGCGGTGCAGTTCCAACAGGGCAAGCGGATTGCCGTCGGCCTCCGCGATGATCCGGGCCCGGACATGCCGGTCGAGCCGCGCGTGGGTCACCGAGTCGAGCAGGGCGTGCGCGTCACCGTCCCGCAACCCGGTGACCTCCAGCTCGGGCAGGCCCGTCAGCTCCTGGCCCCGTTCCCGGGCGCCGAAGACCAGCGCGACCGACTCGGCCAGCAGCCGCCGGGCCACGAAACCGAGAACCTGCGCCGATGCCCGATCCATCCACTGCGCGTCGTCGATGACGCAGAGCAGCGGCTGTCCCTCGGACGCCTCCGATAGCAGGCTCAGCACCGCGAGCCCCACCAGGAAACGTTCGGGAGGACTCCCCTCGCGCATGCCGAACACCGTTTCGAGCACCGCGACCTGTGGAGCCGGCAGGTTCTTCGTCCGGTCCAGCAGCGGTGCGCACAACTGATGCAAGGTGGCGTACGCCAGTTCCATCTCCGATTCGACGCCGGCCGCTCGCAGCATGCGCATATCTGTCGCGGAGCCTTCGAGGTAGTCGAGCAGAGCCGACTTCCCGACGCCGGCCGAACCGTGCACGAGCAACACCCGGCTCTCCCCCGCACACGCCGCCTTGATCAGCTGATCAAGGACCTGCCGCTCGGCCGCACGCCCCAGCAGCCGGAGCTTCTTGCCGTGCCGTGAGCTGTAACGCCGCTGATCCACCCGCCACCCCGCCCTCGGTCGGCGGCCACGCGGGCCGCCCGGACTCATTTGCAGCAAGAGACCGGGCAGCCCGCCGATCCGTGACAGCTCAGCCGCGAACCCGCGGCATGAACGGCGTCACACCCACCCGGCTGTCACGGTCCCACCGGCTGCTCGGTCTGAGCTGACACCGGAGCAGAAAGGCAGCCACATGAATCAGCACATCCTCGAACCGGCGGCTCAGGCGTTCGCCGACGCGGTCGCCCAGCCGCCGTTCCTGTACGAGCTCGGGGTGGATGGGGCCCGCAAGATCCTCGACGACGTCCAGGCGGCCCCGATCGCCATGCCAGAAGTCGACGACAAGTGGATCATCGTCCCTGCGGCGGTGGGCGATGTGCGCGTGCGCATCGTCAAGCCCGTCGCCGCGGAGTCGGTCCTGCCGGCGATCCTCTACGTACACGGCGGCGGCTGGATCCTCGGCGACGCCGGTACGCACGACCGCCTGGTCCGCGAGCTGGCCACCGGGGTGCACGCCGCGGTCGTGTTCGTCGAGTACGACCGTTCGCCGGAGGCTCGTTACCCGGTCGCGATCGAGCAGGCGTACGCCACCGCGCAATGGATCACCCAGCACGGTGTCGACGAGGGGCTCGACAGCGCTCGGCTGGCCGTAGCCGGGGACTCCGTCGGCGGCAACATGGCCGCGGTGCAGGCGATCCTGGCCAAACAGCGCGGCGACGTCACCTTTGTCCACCAGTCGTTGTACTACCCCGTCACCGACGCCGGCCAAGACACCGGCAGCTACCGCGAATTCGCGGACGGACCGCACCTGACCGCCAAGGCGATGGCGTGGTTCTGGGACGCGTACCTGCCCGAGCACGACAAGCGCGATGACATCACGGTGTCGCCGTTGCGGGCAACCGTCGACGATCTCGCCGGGCTGCCCGAGGCATTCGTCCTGGTGGACGAGAACGACGTCCTTCGCGACGAAGGCGAAGCCTACGCCCGCAAGCTCACCGCGGCCGGCGTACGCACGACGAGTGCCCGCTACAACGGCACTCTGCACGACTTCATGATGCTCAATCCCGTACGCGAGACCGCCGCCTCGACGGCCGCGATCGAGCAGGCGATCCACGTCCTGCGCAAGGCCCTCGGCCGCGACTAGCGCCCGCCGTCATCCGACTCATCTGAGTAATCCACCGTAGAGGAGAACAACCATGTCCGAGCAGAAGCCGACCATCGTCCTCGTCCACGGCGCGTTCGCCGAGTCCGCCAGCTGGGCCGGGGTCGTCGAAGGGCTCGCCGACCGCGACCTCGACGTCGTCGCGGTCGCGAACCCGTTGCGCAGCCTGCCGGGCGACGCCGCGTACGTGCGTGACGTCGTCGCGAGCATCGACGGGCCGGTCGTGCTCGTCGGCCACTCCTACGGCGGCATGGTCATCACCGAAGCCGCTGCGGGCAACGACAAGGTCGCCGCGCTCGTCTACGTCTGCGCGTTCGCACCGGAGCACGGCGAGACCGCCTTCGAGCTGTCCACCAAGTTCCCGGGCAGCACCCTCGGCGCGGCGCTGGCCGCGTATCCGGTCTCGACCGGCGGCAACGAGTTCGCCATCCGGCCGGAGGCGTTCCACCACCAGTTCGCCGCCGACGTGTCGGCCGAGGTGGCCGCGATGATGTCCGCGACGCAGCGCCCGGTCACGCAGGATGCCCTCACCACTGGGCTGCGGTCGCAGCTGCCCGCGTGGAAGTCGATCCCGTCCTGGTTCGTCTTCAGCGACGCCGATCTCAACATCCCGGTCGCCCTGCACCGTTTCCTGGCCGATCGCGCCGGGGCCAAGGGCGTCCGCGAGGTGCCCGGCGCCTCGCACGCGATCAGCGTCTCCGCCCCCGATGCGGTGACCGAGTCGATCCTCGACGCCGTCTACGCGGTCGCGGCGTAAGCAGAACGCAGCGGAGGTCCCCGGTGTCGCACCGGGGACCTCCGCCGGATGGCGGCACCGTCAGCGGAGACCTTCGACCATCAGCGCGGCGAGTTCACCTCGCGACTTGACGCCGACCTTCGGGAACAGTCGGTAAAGATGAGTGGTCACCGTACGCGGCGACAGGAACAGCCGCTCCGCGATCTCCCGGTTACTCAACCCGTCGCCGGCGAGGCGGGCGATCTGCTGTTCCTGCGGGGTCAACGAGTCGATCGCGTCGATCGGCTTGCGGCGCGACTCCCCCGTGGCCCGCAGCTCTGATCGCGCGCGTTCGGCCCACGGTGTCGCTCCGAGCGCGTCGAACGTAGTGGCCGCGGCACGCAGCAGCGGCCTCGACTCCGCGGCTCGGCGCTTGCGGCGCAGCCAAGCACCGTACGCAAGTTGCAGGCGGGCCCGCTCGAACGGCCAGTCGTGCAGATCTGCCGCCAGCGCCGAGTCGTACGCCTCCGCCGAGTCGGCCAGCACCGCTTCGGCGTAGCGGAGACCGACAGCGAGTGCGGGCGAGCGGCTCGTCGTGGCGAGCGGCGTCAGTTCGGCCACGACGGCGCGTACCTCGTCGAGCGCGCCGCTGTGGGCCGCGGCCTCGGCCAGGTGACCGACGAGGGTGAGCCGGACATACGGGTGGTAGGCCACGTCCGCTGGATCGAACACGCGAAGCAGCTCCTGTACCGCCTCCTCCGGCCGACCCTCGACGAACGCGACCACCCCGCGGATACGCTGCGTCAACGCCAGCATCGGGTGCATGCCGGCCGAGTGCAACACCGTCTCGCCTCGCTCGGCGATCTCAGTAGCGGTCTTTCCGTTGCCGCGCAAAGCCTCCGCCATGCCAAGCTGAAGCTCGGCCTGCAACGCGTACGCGGGCCGGTCGACCTCGCTGGCGAGCGCTATGCCCTCGGTCGCCGTCGGCATGGCTGCCCGCACGTCGCCGGCGGTGGCGGCGTTGTAGGCCAGGCTCGTCAGGGCGTTCGTCAGCGAGACGATCCGGCCCTTCCTCCGCAGAGCGGCCGCACTCGTCGTCAGAAACGCGTTGGAGAGCGCGAACGCGCCGAGCGCCGAGGCGGCGATGCCCAGGTCGCAGCTCTCCCAGGGCTCGAGATCCAGCCGATCCTGCAAGGCGGTCAGACGGTCAAGGCAGTAGGCCCCGCGTTCGACCGGCCCGGCCATCGCCAGCGCGTAGATCACTCGCCAGTCGACCACCTGAGCGCCGACCTGCTCCACCACACGCACGTAGCGCATCCTGGTGTCGTCGTCGGGGTTCGACCAGAAGAATCTCAGGCTGATGCTGTTCATCGTCTCGAGCGCGAGCCCCAGGTCGTCAGCACCTCGCATGCTGTCGATGTGCTCGGCGTAGATGCCCAACCGGCTGCTGCCAGTCCAGCCCGTGGCCAGGTACACCTCCGGGTACCACGTCAGCCGCAACCAGTCCGACGGGCGCAGGTCCGCACCTTCCAGCAGGGCGAGCAGGCGGCGTACGGAATCCATGTCGCCTTGCTCGCCGGCGATCCCAGCCGCCCAAAGCAGCCGGCTGCCCCGCTCCTGCGGATCTTCGCTGAGCTGGGCGGCGCGCTCCATAGCGGCCAGCGCGATCGCACCGGCCTGCCGGTCGGCGGCTCGGATGGCCGCGGCGGCAAGGTCAACGGCGAGCGTCTCGTCGGGGCCGGCAGCCGCTGCCGCCCGATGCCATAGCCGCCGATCGTGGCCGGTCACAATCTCCGCGAGGCAGGCGTGCACCCGCCGCCGCTGAGTGACCGCCGCCGACTGCCGCAGTGCCGAACGCATCAGCGGGTGCCGAAACCGCACCTGGTACTGCTCGTCCACGCTGATCAGCCGACCGGCAACGGCCGGCTCGACGTCGTCGACCGTGGCGGGCCGGTCCAAGAACCGGGCCGTCGCGGCAAGCACCTCATCGAGGTCGTCGCCGTCATCGAGCGCTGCGACCAGCAGTAGCGCACGCGTCTCGGCCGGCAGTTGGTCGGCCAGCCCCACGAACGTCTGCTCGACTCGGGTGCTCAGCGGAAGCGAGGATGGCGACAGTGCGGTATGGCCGGTTCGCGCGGCCAGTCCGCCGAGCTCGACCAGTCCAAGTGGGTTGCCCGCCGCCTCGGCGAGCACGCGATCGCCTAGCGCCGGTGAAAGCTCGGGCGCGATTTGGTCGAGCAGGGCGCGGGCGTCGGATGGTTCCAGCGGTTCCAGCGGCAATTGCGGCAACGCGGCGGCGGCGAGCAGCCGCTCGACATCAGCGCTGTCACGGACCGTCATCACGAGCGCGACCGGATCCGCCGCCAGCCGCCGGGCGACGAAGGCCAGCACGTCCCAGCTCGCCCGGTCCAGCCACTGCGCGTCCTCGACCGCGAGCAGGACGGGTTCGTCGATCGTGCCGAGCAGGCCGAGCACCTCGACGCCGACCTGGAACGGCGACTCACCCGCCGCAGCGCCCAGGCCCGGACGCACCCGATGGAGCAGTTGCTGCACCCCGGCGTACGGCAAGTGGACCTCAGCCTGCACGCCGGTGGTGGTCAGCACACGCATGCCGCGTTCCACGGCTCGCGCACGAGTCTCGCCGAGCAGCGCAGACTTGCCGATACCGGCCTCACCTCGAAGGACGAGCGCGCCGCCGCGGTCATGAACGGCCTCGTCCAGCAGAGTCGTCAGCGCCTCGGTCTGTATCGCCCGGCCGACGATCACCAGATGCCTCGGGCCGATACCGGTTGTGTCCGCGACTCCCGCAGTCCTCGTGCTCCGCCCGCCATCCGGTCCCCCTGCCTGCTGCCGACGATCATGCATCAGGCCCAAGTCCAGGGCAAGAGATGCAGGTCACCGATCGTCCGTGACAGGATCCGGCTGCCCTGGCTACACCTCCGTCTCGACGGCGTTCCGGAGACTTCGGCACGACATCAGCAACTCGCTGAGGCCGACCCTCCGGCCCGCAACCGGTCGCCTGCCTCGGCTTCTTTCCGCGCCACCCGCTACTGCCGTCCGCAGATGCTTGCGGGCCCGGCTCACCAGCTGGCGGGCGTACACGGCGGTGATCTCAAGAACCTCCGCGATCTGCTCATACGGGTACACGAAGGCTTCGCGAAGGACATAGGCCGCCCGCTCCGCGGGAGCGAGTCTCTCCATCAGCAGCAGGCACGCGAACTCGAGTGCCTCGGCCCGTTCCGCCCCCAGCGCCGGGTCGGCACTGGTGTCCACGGGCTCCGGCAGCCATTGCCCGGAGTAGGTCTCCCGCCGCGAACGGGCCGACTGGATGACGTTGATGGACAGGCGCGTGGTCGTCAGCGCCAGGAAGGCCGACGGGTTGGCGATGGCCGAGCGGTCGGTGCGCTGCCAGCGCACCCAAGCTTCCTGAAGCACATCCTCGGCCTCGGTCACACTGCCCAGCATTCGGTAGGCGATGCCGAAGAGACGCGGCCGCGTCTCGACGAAAACGGCGACTGCCTCTTCCAGCGTGTACGCCCGCGTCGGCCGCTCTGAATCGACGCCCATCGAAACTGTATCGGCACCATGAACCATGAACCGAACGTAGGAGCGACCAGCGGTTGCCTGCGTACGTAAGAGTACGTAATTCGGCGGACCATCTGAGCCAGGCGGCGCGTCGGCAGCGACGTCGGGCGTTACTTCTCCGCGGCGCCCGGCTTGGCGAGTCGGCGGCGCAGCCGGGCGACCAGACCGGAGGGGGCCGGCGCGAGCCAGCGCACGATGGTCTCGACGACCTCGGGGTCTATGTTCTGGGGCCGTGCATAGTCCTCTGGTGTGGACGGTCGGCTGCCGGAGAAGAACAGGTGGTCGTCGGCGTCGAGCACGTGGATCGTCACGTCCGCCCGGCCCGCGAGCCCCGCGCGCCAGCGGGTCAGATCGTCGGCGACGGTGACTTGGTAATCCCGGCCGCCCTGCAGGACCAGGATGGGGCGGTCGACTGCGGCCGCGGTCGCGACTTGGTCGTACGCCCGCGCGTCGAGCCAGTACGCCGCCGGCCACCCGAACAGCAGCTCGGTTGCAGGGGTAGCGACCGACAGATCCGGGTCCTCCACGGCGGCCGCCTGGCGGGCGAGCAGGTCGGCCGTCCCCGCCGCGCCGGGATTGAGGCTGACGAGGTGACGAGCGACGCGTACGGCGGCGGTTGGCAGCGGGGCGGCGTCTGCGGCGAGCATGACGAGGCCGGCGATCGCGGGCTCTTCGGCCGCGATCCGGGGCGCTACCTTGCCGCCGCCGCTGTGGCCCAGCACATAGATCCGGCCGGCATCCACACCAGACGTCCGCCGCAAGAGGTCGAGCGCGGCCCGGGTGGGCGGCGCGTACTCGTCCATCATCGTGTACGGATCGGGGCCGAAGACCGGCTTGTCGAAGCGAACGACGGCGACACCCCGGCTGGCGAGCCCCCAGGCGAGATCCTTGAGCGGCTTGTTGGGCCCAGCGGTGCCGTCTCGGTCGAACGGCCCGGCCCCGGCGAGCAGGATGACCGCCGGCCCGGTCGGGGACTTCGGCAGCGTCAGGCTGCCCATGACCTCACCGAGGGCCACCTCGCGCTCGGTGAACCTGCCGGGCTTGGCATAACCGGGCGCCTGCCAGCTCTGCCCTAGTGGTGGCGCCAGCCGCAGGCCCTGCACCTGGCCGGCGTCGTCGACCGACAGCACGAGCGTGAACCCGCCCTGTGCACCGGTCACCGGCACGCTCACCCGAATGCGCCCGTCCACCGACTCGCTCACCGGTTCCCCGACAGTCAGGTGTGGTCCCGCCTTGGCCGCTTCGGCCATCCAGGCCGTCCGTAGGGCCTCCGCCGACACGACTGCCCGGAGCGGGGCTGCGAACAGTGCCTCGATGTCGGCGAAGCCACCCTCGACAGCCAGCGCGGCAACGTGCGCGGCGATGCTCTCCGACTCCAGCCTCATCCCAACTCTCCCTGGCCCGACGCCACCATTCTCACAACATGCGAACGGTAGCACATTATGAGATCATTGCTGGATGGAGACCCTGGAACTGCTCGGCCACCCGGTACGCCTGCGGATCGTGCACGCCCTGCGTGGCGACCGGCTGCTCACCACGACCCAGCTGGCAGCCCTGCTCCCGGATGTGTCGAAGGCGATGGTCTACCGTCATGTCGATCTGCTGACCGAGGGCGGAGTCCTGGAGGTGGCCGAAGAGCGCCGCGTACGCG
This genomic interval carries:
- a CDS encoding SDR family NAD(P)-dependent oxidoreductase — its product is MTTSLTEKVVLVTGASSGIGEATALALSKAGARVAVGARRADRLRSLVDDASGEMLALDLDVTDQPAVEAAIEATVARFGRLDVLVNNAGVMLSGPILGADTTEWIRMVETNLLGSMFAVHAALPHLLETKGAVVQISSTSGRTASAASAVYAATKFGITAFSEALRQEVTAQGVRVIVVEPGFVATELADHITDQAIRSLAQDMARSMRTLRPEDIAGAILYALAQPEHVAVNEILIRPTDQTR
- a CDS encoding alpha/beta hydrolase; this translates as MNQHILEPAAQAFADAVAQPPFLYELGVDGARKILDDVQAAPIAMPEVDDKWIIVPAAVGDVRVRIVKPVAAESVLPAILYVHGGGWILGDAGTHDRLVRELATGVHAAVVFVEYDRSPEARYPVAIEQAYATAQWITQHGVDEGLDSARLAVAGDSVGGNMAAVQAILAKQRGDVTFVHQSLYYPVTDAGQDTGSYREFADGPHLTAKAMAWFWDAYLPEHDKRDDITVSPLRATVDDLAGLPEAFVLVDENDVLRDEGEAYARKLTAAGVRTTSARYNGTLHDFMMLNPVRETAASTAAIEQAIHVLRKALGRD
- a CDS encoding sigma-70 family RNA polymerase sigma factor — its product is MSTSTNTLDHAVSAFVSVRPRLFGIAYRMLGSVAEAEDIVQDAWVRWHSTDHEGVGNPAAFLAVTTTRLSINVAQSARSRRETYVGTWLPEPVDTEADPALGAERAEALEIACLLLLERLSAVERAAYVLREAFGYPYDQIADILQVTEVYARKLVSRAGRRLSGGRPNPIDKLEHRRFLARFRAAAQTGDVTALEDHLAAAATRTPRRTQ
- a CDS encoding PP2C family protein-serine/threonine phosphatase; translation: MTDTFQPAAREHRSLRRQLARHRRISHVLQDAIQPTPDLITDLGGLRIAVRCRAGDPQVHIGGDWYLVTQLPDGDVVLAVGDVEGHGLPAVESMIGLRYAMAAYASAGEPPAVVLTKLNNLLCQAAGSVTATAVIAKYRPSGGRLVWARAGHPPVLLSDHRRGVRLPNPRGPLLGMFAQPPYEQEVRVLRPGQSLVLYTDGMIGRGSFDDGISQLADRIAGIHHPAALLDQLDFSAAAGDDACVLVAQRTE
- a CDS encoding SDR family oxidoreductase, whose product is MSDQPLQSAVALVTGATGVTGATGGVGAATAHRLAQEGAAIALAGDRREHLEPTVRDVIGGGGQAAALEADLTTADGASDAVQETLRRFGRLDILIITAGHQLINTALHATVEEWDRMVALNLTTALHITHAAVPYLIDAAATAPRQVADLVIVGSTAGRVARPASSAYSLTQFGLGGFTESLRQELRPEGVRVGQVRPGDVSAGAAQDSGALRPVDVADAISYLVTRQRQVSVNEMVLRSSGQTW
- a CDS encoding ATP-binding protein codes for the protein MDQRRYSSRHGKKLRLLGRAAERQVLDQLIKAACAGESRVLLVHGSAGVGKSALLDYLEGSATDMRMLRAAGVESEMELAYATLHQLCAPLLDRTKNLPAPQVAVLETVFGMREGSPPERFLVGLAVLSLLSEASEGQPLLCVIDDAQWMDRASAQVLGFVARRLLAESVALVFGARERGQELTGLPELEVTGLRDGDAHALLDSVTHARLDRHVRARIIAEADGNPLALLELHRGLTITQLGGGFGLPRADTLPGKIEESFLHRIEEMPLATRLLLLIAAAEPVGDPALVWRAADRLGVTPAEALTGGMDGLLSFGVRVTFRHPLVRSAVYRSAPETDRRSVHLALAEVTDQQADPDRRAWHLASAAAAPDEQVAAELERSARRAQSRGGLAAAAAFLQRSVALTVDRARRAERAVAAADASLRAGDLAAARRFVDIAALDAQTEFLRVRAHLVRSHITMAAGFNNEAPPMLLSAAQRLEPHDMDLARETYLLAWGASSLIAADGDSLVAVSQAMRSVPPPPGVPRPIDLVLSGYALLVTKGRAAALPTLREAMVALANPAAYTTEDLLKWGWVAAGVSCVVWDDRAMCQTYARAAEEVRAAGALTELPIYLASLGISSLLTGDFAGAAAIVAESDAIATVARIPIAQHTRLLLTALQGRQTEAAELIAATIDWAGQDGQLMGVTVANWAAAVLYNGLGRYEQAAAAAETSTQIAELWVSVWVLPEIIEAATRVGDGQAARRALDRLAEAAEPCDTDWAQGTLARCRALLTAGTQADLLYREAIERLGRTLLRPELARAHLLYGEWLRRERQRAEARTHLRTAYDMFVEIGMEAFAERARRELLATGETVRKRAVNAAATDELTPQEEQIAVLVRNGLSNPEVGARLYLSPRTVEWHLRKIFTKLAITSRSQLRDVLPLGEHETARPLEVPHQ